The genome window TATTTTTATTGATTTGCCGTCGGTTAAAAGAGTAACAGTCCCGTTCTGGTCGGTTCTTACGATATTTATGTTTCGGTCTGCAAGTTTCTTGAGTGTGCTCTCGTCTGGATAGCCCAAAGTGTTTTCCTGACCTGCTGATATTACAGCGATAGAAGGCGCGACCCTGTCTAAAAACGGTGATGATGTAGATTCTTTAGAACCGTGCTGGGCAACCTTTAATACAGTTGATTTTAACTCGTCTCGCCAGGCACCTAAATCATTTTCAGCTTCAAGTTCTATATCACCAGTAAAAAGTACAGAAACATTTTGGTAGGTAAGTTTCATAACAATAGAAGAATTATTTTCAGGCGATTTTGTAACCCTGTATTTATCAAGTGGTGGGATAGGTCCTAAAAATTTGCCGCTAATACCATCGCCGAAATCAACCGTTTCGCCGAGTGCAGGAATAATATATTTTGCGTTGGTATTTTTTATGGTCTCTAAAAATGTTTTATATGCCGGAT of Elusimicrobiota bacterium contains these proteins:
- a CDS encoding ComEC/Rec2 family competence protein: MAISRFKKYRQILQEEAKKIRAGEKSRVFNTSNITASVLFIIAVCIWSYYFTIKPQSSKSEFSDKSKLLKIVFFNLGQGDSTLLITPSKKTILIDAGEKPEYENIIIPYLTKELELRTTDYGLRIIDYFILSHPHADCYGGFVTLIENQIIPEIVYNTDFASPYPAYKTFLETIKNTNAKYIIPALGETVDFGDGISGKFLGPIPPLDKYRVTKSPENNSSIVMKLTYQNVSVLFTGDIELEAENDLGAWRDELKSTVLKVAQHGSKESTSSPFLDRVAPSIAVISAGQENTLGYPDESTLKKLADRNINIVRTDQNGTVTLLTDGKSIKIITER